The following proteins are encoded in a genomic region of Pungitius pungitius chromosome 17, fPunPun2.1, whole genome shotgun sequence:
- the nsun2 gene encoding RNA cytosine C(5)-methyltransferase NSUN2, producing the protein MGKRSRQRQKNQPTGRDDRDNAGWGAGYADIVKENKLFEHYYQELGLVPAGEFEQFMDAMREPLPATIRITGYKSHAKEILHCLKEKYFKDIQEVEIDGQKIEAPQPLIWYPDEQAWHTNMSRKIIRKSPLLEKFHQFLVSETESGNISRQEAVSMIPPLLLKIESHHKILDMCAAPGSKTAQLIEMLHSDMDVPFPEGFVIANDVDNKRCYLLVHQAKRLNSPCIMVVNHDASCIPTLNIDLDGKKDILFYDRILCDVPCSGDGTMRKNIDVWKKWTTSNSLHLHGLQMRIAVRGVEQLAVGGRMVYSTCSLNPIEDEAVIAALLEKSEGALELADASADLPGLRWMPGVSSWKLMTKEGQWFSDWSEVPSHRRTQIRPTMFPPTDSEKLADMHLERCMRILPHHQNTGGFFVAVLVKKAPMPWNRRYPKLRRDVSSGSAVQAEGSPGAPTPADAPRLPESVPAAVEVGVGVEVEGGGGPEGKADTEAGAPKRALSAQETSAKVCGPPASKKMKLFGYKEDPFVFLTEEDPVFTTIQSFYDLAPNFPKRNVLTRTHDGKKRHLYMVSKELRNVLLNNSERMKVINTGVKVWSRNSDGEEFGSPFRLAQEGIYTLQPYIRSRIIRVSVEDIKVLLTQENPYLSKLQDDAHAQAKKLVMGSIVLKYNPNPNNPTEPQCPIQLCGWRGKTSIRAFVPRNERFHYLRMLGVEVFKEKQGLGQKGKDGDKEVVEVEEEKMEGVAGKEGGAAEKEAELDPQNGDENGSLEPKK; encoded by the exons atggggAAGCGGAGCAGGCAGCGGCAGAAGAACCAACCCACCGGCAGGGACGACAGGGACAACGCA GGCTGGGGAGCCGGATATGCAGACATTGTCAAGGAGAATAAGCTGTTCGAGCACTACTACCAGGAGCTGGGCCTGGTGCCTGCCGGAGAGTTTGAACAGTTCATGGACGCCATGAGGGAACCGCTGCCGGCAACCATCCGCATCACCGGGTACAAGAG CCACGCCAAGGAAATCCTCCACTGTCTGAAGGAGAAATACTTTAAGGATATTCAAGAGGTGGAGATAGACGGTCAGAAGATCGAGGCGCCACAGCCTCTGATCTG GTATCCAGATGAGCAGGCCTGGCACACCAACATGAGCAGGAAGATCATCAGGAAGTCTCCCCTGCTGGAGAAGTTCCACCAGTTCCTGGTCAGCGAGACCGAGTCG GGTAACATCAGCCGACAGGAAGCCGTCAGTATGATCCCGCCTCTCCTCCTGAAGATTGAGTCCCACCACAAG aTCCTGGACATGTGTGCAGCTCCGGGGTCAAAGACAGCCCAGCTGATCGAGATGCTCCATTCGGACATGGACGTGCCTTTTCCCG AGGGCTTTGTCATCGCCAACGACGTGGACAACAAGCGCTGCTACCTGCTCGTGCACCAAGCCAAGCGCCTCAACAGCCCCTGCATCATGGTGGTCAACCACGACGCCTCCTGCATCCCCACGCTCAACATCGACTTGGACGGCAAGAAGGACATCCTCTTCTACGACCGCATCCTCTGCGACGTCCCCTGCAG CGGGGACGGCACCATGAGGAAGAACATCGACGTGTGGAAGAAGTGGACGACCAGCAACAGCCTGCACCTAcacgg GCTCCAGATGCGGATCGCGGTGcgcggcgttgaacagctggcTGTGGGGGGGAGGATGGTTTACTCCACCTGTTCACTAAACCCTATCGAGGACGAGGCCGTCATCGCGGCGCTGCTGGAGAAGAGCGAAG GAGCGCTGGAGCTGGCCGACGCCTCGGCCGATCTGCCGGGGCTCCGGTGGATGCCCGGGGTCTCCTCCTGGAAG CTGATGACCAAAGAGGGCCAGTGGTTCTCGGACTGGTCCGAGGTTCCGAGCCACCGTCGCACACAGATCCGGCCCACCATGTTCCCGCCGACCGACTCGGAGAAACTCGCCGACATGCACCTGGAGAGATG CATGAGGATTCTGCCACATCACCAGAACACCGGAGGCTTCTTTGTGGCCGTGCTGGTGAAGAAAGCCCCAATGCCCTGGAACAGAAGATATCCCAAG CTGAGGAGGGACGTCTCGTCCGGCTCAGCGGTCCAGGCTGAAGGCTCCCCGGGGGCCCCGACCCCGGCAGACGCGCCCCGCCTCCCCGAGAGTGTCCCTGCTGCcgtggaggtgggggtgggggtggaggtggaggggggaggaggcccGGAGGGAAAAGCAGACACGGAGGCAGGGGCACCAAAAAGAGCTCTCTCTGCGCAGGAGACCAGCGCCAAAGTGTGCGG gccTCCAGCCTCTAAGAAGATGAAGCTGTTTGGTTATAAAGAAGACCCCTTTGTGTTCCTCACTGAAGAAGACCCCGTCTTCACCACCataca ATCTTTCTACGACCTGGCACCCAACTTCCCAAAGCGCAACGTTCTGACCCGGACTCACGATGGCAAGAAGAGACACTTGTACATGGTGTCCAAGGAGCTGCGCAACGTGCTGCTCAACAACAGCGAGCGCATGAag gtCATCAACACCGGGGTGAAGGTGTGGTCTCGCAACAGCGATGGGGAGGAGTTTGGATCCCCCTTCAGACTGGCTCAGgag GGCATCTACACTCTTCAGCCGTACATCCGCTCCAGGATAATCCGAGTGAGCGTGGAGGACATCAAAGTGCTGCTGACCCAGGAGAACCCCTACCTCAGCAAACTGCAGGATGACGCCCACGCTCAGGCCAAGAAACTTG TGATGGGCAGCATTGTGCTGAAGTACAACCCCAACCCAAA taACCCGACGGAGCCTCAGTGCCCCATCCAGCTGTGCGGCTGGAGGGGGAAGACGTCCATCCGAGCCTTCGTGCCGCGCAACGAGAGGTTCCACTACCTGCGCATGCTGGGCGTGGAGGTCTTCAAAGAGAAACAGGGCCTCGGCCAGAAGGGGAAGGACGGAGAcaaggaggtggtggaggtggaggaggagaagatggagggcgTGGcgggaaaagagggaggagcGGCGGAGAAAGAGGCGGAGCTCGACCCGCAGAACGGTGACGAGAACGGCTCGTTGGAACCAAAGAAGTAG
- the srd5a1 gene encoding 3-oxo-5-alpha-steroid 4-dehydrogenase 1, translating to MDALLSRLFSSEEEERHALDCMAHLLLLMAACTFVTLLFENVPYGRYATSRYGFPVNARLAWFVQELPAFLVPLCLVVWTSPGKTSLLPNRLLIAMYFCHYVHRSLIYPFLIRGGKPTPFASFALAVVFCIYNGYMQIRYLSHYAEYPADWVTHPRFIAGSLLWLLGWVVNVHSDHILRSLRKPGETGYKIPTGGMFEYVSGANFLGEITEWAGFALAGRCIHSSAFAVFTTVVLGSRAVAHHKWYLAKFEDYPKHRKALVPFLF from the exons ATGGACGCGCTCCTCTCCCGGCTCTTCTcctcggaggaagaggagcgccacGCGTTGGACTGCATGGCGCACCTCCTGCTGCTCATGGCGGCCTGCACGTTTGTGACCCTGCTCTTTGAGAACGTGCCGTACGGGCGCTATGCCACCAGCAGGTATGGATTCCCGGTGAACGCCCGCTTGGCTTGGTTCGTTCAGGAGCTGCCCGCCTTCCTGGTGCCGCTGTGTCTGGTGGTGTGGACGTCCCCCGGTAAAACCTCCCTGCTGCCCAACCGGCTGCTCATTGCCATGTACTTCTGCCACTATGTCCACAG ATCCCTTATTTATCCTTTTCTAATCCGAGGAGGTAAACCAACCCCGTTCGCCTCATTCGCCCTGGCCGTTGTTTTCTGCATCTATAATGGGTACATGCAGATCAGGTACCTGAGCCATTATGCAGAGTACCCTGCAGACTGGGTCACACATCCACGCTTCATCGCAG GTTCTCTGCTGTGGCTGCTCGGCTGGGTGGTGAATGTGCACTCTGACCACATCCTGAGGAGCCTGAGGAAGCCCGGAGAGACCGGCTACAAGATTCCCACAG GCGGGATGTTTGAATACGTGTCTGGAGCCAACTTCTTGGGGGAGATAACCGAGTGGGCCGGCTTCGCTCTGGCCGGCCGCTGCATTCACAGCTCGGCTTTTGCCGTCTTTACCACAGTGGTCCTGGGCAGCAGGGCCGTGGCCCACCACAA ATGGTACCTCGCTAAGTTCGAGGACTACCCTAAACACAGGAAGGCACtcgttccctttcttttctaa